GGAGGTATGAATGATAATCAAATCATCATCTCACCGGCTGCCCGAGATGACCTGAGAGATATCTATCACTTCGGCCTGCGCAACTGGGGGCAGAACCGTTCCGGAGAGTATCTTGCGCAGATAAAAGAATGCTTGTGGGCACTGTGTGAACAACCCCGAATGGGCGGTGAACGCCCCGAGCTTCTGCCTGGGATGCGAAGTTTCGCCGTTGCGAGTCATGTTGTGTTTTATCTGGCACAGTCACAGCGGATCGAGATTGTTCGCGTGCTGCATGGACGCCAGGATCCGAACCGTCACCTGAGCTCCGAGTGACAAAAAACGCAGCTGATATTTTGACATTCGGCGATTTGCTGCTCCCTTCAACCCCACTCAAGGGGCTGAACATCCTCCTCGATCCTGCTCAGCAACAACCGCCGTCACTGTCGCCGCAATCGCAGCGCGGTTCTTTCCCTGTCAGCCAGCCGTAGATGATCGCGCTGGCGCAGCCGACTCCGGCCTTGACCGTAATGACCCCGACCGGGCAGTTATTGGCGCAGGCGCCGCATTCCATGCAGCGGTTATGGTCGTTGATCGCGGCTTTGCCCTCGGCGAGCGTAAAGACGGCGTGCGGGCAGACTGCCACGCACATGCCGCAACCGATACAGCCACCAGTGTCGAGTTGCAGGGTTGAAACATCGTCAAGATATTTGAGTTCCGCCATGTCGAAGCTCCTCGTACCCGTTAGCTCTTGTTTTCTCGCGACTAACCCTTCTAAAGCTCCCCTTATCCACGGGGAGACATCAGGGCCTCCCCTCTTAGGTAAGGGGGGACTGAGGGGGGTTAGCATCAGCTGTTGCTGGGACCTAAAACGCCGCCGCAAACCAGAACGCCGCTGCCAGCAGCAGGGTGCCCATTTGCAGTGGCAGCGCGCGGCGCATTTCCTTCTCCACTCCGGAGGGTGAGGTGTAGGTCGATGAACCGGTGAAATTCATGCCGCAATAGGAGGCGACCGCCGTGATGCTTAACAGAAAAGCAATGCCGTTAAGGACGCCGAGGGTCGGACCGTAGACCAGCAGGGCACCAACCGCCACCGCTCCCCCCGTCATTGCACCCTTGGTCGCAAACGCCCGCCCCGGTAACCAGGGGAGCAGGAGCGGGGTGATGACCGCACCGGCAACGAGTCCGCCGAGACCGGTCAGGATCGCGCCGCCGCCGCGCTGCCAGAGATTGCCGAAGGAGAAAAACCCCTCGCCGATGCCGCCGAGCAGGAGCAGCAGCAGGGCGATCCACAACAGCTTGCGCCCGAAAATTGTCAATTCCACCGGGGTCAGAATCGCCCGTTCCCAGAGGCTGAAGGTGACGCGGCGCATCGCGGGGGTGGCCTGCTGCCCGGCGGACAGGAACGCTTTGATATCTGCCGCCCGGACCGGTCCGTAGACGATCCTGAAACCGCACTCTTTTTTGACCAGGTGGGCGGCAATGCCGGGCGCACCGAGTTGCGGCGCGATCAGCGTGCGGTGACTGACGATTTCGTCGAGTCCGCTCAGCGTGACCCGGCGCACGATTTCGGCAGTGCCGAACGTTCCTTTCCCTGCCGCGCACCAGACGTTGATCCCTTTGGTATCGAGGACCAGCAGCCACGCGTCGAGGCCGTCGAGCGCGCGGCGCAACAGGTCAAAACTGAGTTTGTAGTTGGCGCACAGGAGTACCGGCGCACGGTTGTCGGGAGTACCGATAGCATACAGCCCGGCGACCACCCGGTAGCGATCACGCCCGAGGTTCCAGCGCATCCGCCAGTGACCGAGGGTGTCCGTCCGGGTCAGCCGGGTTGCAATTTGCGGGATATCGCCCCGCGCGCTGTCGAGCCAGCCACAGACGTAGTGACACAGGGTATAGCCCGGCACATCACGCGGCGGGAGTGCCGACGGGGTGCAGCCTGTCTCGGGGGAGGTTTCAGCGGCGCGCTGTTTCGCATCTTCGTACACCGCTCCCGGCGGCGCTGAAGGCGGTCAACAGGAAGGGGATGATGGTGTTTCAGTCAATTTTTCGTCCACCCATGGCTTTAAGTTGCTGATGGGCAAAACGCAGCAGACGTTCGGTGGTCGCCCAGTCGATACATTTGTCGGTAATCGAAACGCCGTATTTGAGATTTTCAAAATCGGCCAGCGTTTGTGGTGTCGGCTGGTTGCCCTCCTCAAGAAAGCTTTCGATCATCAACGCGCAGATCGATTGATTCCCCGCCGCGATCTGCGCCATCACATCACGCACAACGTCTTCCTGTCGGGCGTGATCCTTGAATGAATTGGCGTGACTGCAATCGACCATGATGTCACTGGAAATCTTTGCCTTGGCGAGCAGTGCCTCGGTTCTGGCGATATCCTGCGCTGAATAATTCGGCTTGCCGTTACCGCCGCGCAGCACAATGTGAAC
Above is a window of Desulfuromonadaceae bacterium DNA encoding:
- a CDS encoding type II toxin-antitoxin system RelE/ParE family toxin; this encodes MNDNQIIISPAARDDLRDIYHFGLRNWGQNRSGEYLAQIKECLWALCEQPRMGGERPELLPGMRSFAVASHVVFYLAQSQRIEIVRVLHGRQDPNRHLSSE
- a CDS encoding 4Fe-4S binding protein, translating into MAELKYLDDVSTLQLDTGGCIGCGMCVAVCPHAVFTLAEGKAAINDHNRCMECGACANNCPVGVITVKAGVGCASAIIYGWLTGKEPRCDCGDSDGGCC
- a CDS encoding acetyl-CoA synthase subunit gamma, translated to MATRLTRTDTLGHWRMRWNLGRDRYRVVAGLYAIGTPDNRAPVLLCANYKLSFDLLRRALDGLDAWLLVLDTKGINVWCAAGKGTFGTAEIVRRVTLSGLDEIVSHRTLIAPQLGAPGIAAHLVKKECGFRIVYGPVRAADIKAFLSAGQQATPAMRRVTFSLWERAILTPVELTIFGRKLLWIALLLLLLGGIGEGFFSFGNLWQRGGGAILTGLGGLVAGAVITPLLLPWLPGRAFATKGAMTGGAVAVGALLVYGPTLGVLNGIAFLLSITAVASYCGMNFTGSSTYTSPSGVEKEMRRALPLQMGTLLLAAAFWFAAAF